The Primulina huaijiensis isolate GDHJ02 chromosome 18, ASM1229523v2, whole genome shotgun sequence DNA window CATAAATTATCTCAACTATTAGGAATTAGNTTTGTCCTTTTTAGGGAAGAACATTTGTTGGGTATATAAATATTTAGATAACTTTAAATAATAAGGcttctttttcttgaattaaattattatagGTTATATATAAATCAAACCAACTGGCTCCCGACGTGATGCTATTTAATATAATGATTATAAGAAGATGACTTTCAAATAATCATTTGATGaagtttatattttataatatttaattaattaattcataaaataataagaattgAGAAATGTCGATTAATATTCCATTATTAAGTTTATTTATTGATGTTCATCATTATAATTTGGCAATTTGTAATAATTGCATGCCCAAATGTGTTGGCAAAAGCATATTTCGTCAtgtagtttaatatatataaCTCAATTTTTAGTAACACgattttgaacaaaaataataataaataaataaataaaaaggctTTGAGTCGCGCTTTTTATATATGCACCCAATTCTTCGTCATCCATAAAATGGCAAAAGCGTGTTTGAGTGGCATTTTACGTGTATTTATGCCACACACAACGTACGGTTCCTCTGTGTAGTATATACTTGCATGCATTTATACTAGTAATAGCTAGCTATTGTTCCATCAAATTTAACCATGGGATCATGCTTTTCGGTGGATAATGCTAAATCATCGGAGAAGAAAAGACGGTCCGAGCGGATTACAACCAATTCGTCTGCGGTCGGAGGTGGCGGAAGCAGTCTATGGACTAAAATTCGGTCGTGTGGGAAAGAGGAAAACCTTATTCACGAGCAAGCTTTTGCGGCGGCGATTCTCTACCAGCACCTACATAATGGCAGCGGGAGGATGTCGTTTGACCGGTCGACGTCCTCGAGGTATTCCTTTGGAAATTCAAGGAGGAGTACTCAGGCTTTGCCTCGGAACTCAAGCTCCAGAGCGAGGTCACTCACTCATGATCCTATGCTTCAACCACCTCACCACCTCGTTAATCAGGTAATAATTCAATTGTCTTCCTCTTTGTAAAACATGATTTAGTTTTTCAATTATCTGTTGTAATATGAATTCGAAAATTTCAATTAGATTGTTTAGATTTGTTATTCTTTTGTAAATAATATCAAGTAAAAGTTTGGCATTATGCTTTTAAGCTTAATAATAAATCAGTTCTCGATTTGGCAGGATAGCAAGATGGAGAATCTAGAGACCAACCATTTTGTACTCGTTCATGGTGGTGGTTTTGGTGCCTGGTGCTGGTATAAAACTATTGCATTTTTAGAAGAATGTGGATATAAAGTTACAGCAATAGACTTGACTGGTTCCGGGATTCATTCATTTGACACAAACAGAATCACAAGCCTTGCACAATACGTGAAGCCACTCACCGATTTTTTCGAAAAACTCGCCGATGGAGAGaaggttttatatatatttggatcATTTAGTTTATTCTTATGTGATGCACACACTGCTAATTAAGAGGTTCTCTGATATTTTCTTTGCTAATTTGTACGCTCTTAAATTCCTTACGAACTCCTTTTTTCTGGTCTGGTAAATTTCTGCAGCCAAAGCATATATAGAGATGTTCAACCACTAGTCTTGATGGGTTTATATATATCTCACATATCGACTTAATACCTTTGCCACTAGTCTTGATGGGTTTATATCTACATATCGACTTAATACCTTTGCCGTATCAAAGGCCCATGAGATCAACTTGACACCTTaacattggaaaaaaaaaactttaatgtTTTATTGTTCCCATacttcttt harbors:
- the LOC140964240 gene encoding putative methylesterase 11, chloroplastic, producing MGSCFSVDNAKSSEKKRRSERITTNSSAVGGGGSSLWTKIRSCGKEENLIHEQAFAAAILYQHLHNGSGRMSFDRSTSSRYSFGNSRRSTQALPRNSSSRARSLTHDPMLQPPHHLVNQDSKMENLETNHFVLVHGGGFGAWCWYKTIAFLEECGYKVTAIDLTGSGIHSFDTNRITSLAQYVKPLTDFFEKLADGEKVVLVGHDLGGACISYAMELFPSKVSKSVFVAAVMLTSGQSSLDIFSEKVESNDLMRQAQVFLYDNGDSHPPTAINYDRSLSKELLFNQSSAKDVALASVSMRPIPFSPVLEKLTLSEKKHGCVRRFYIETIEDKAMPSSVQRNMIANSPPEQVFSLKGADHSPFFSKPQALHKLLVEISKIP